The following coding sequences are from one Musa acuminata AAA Group cultivar baxijiao chromosome BXJ1-6, Cavendish_Baxijiao_AAA, whole genome shotgun sequence window:
- the LOC135677839 gene encoding probable carboxylesterase 18: MSPAAVAPPLSRTKRFVIAAVSAINDAACRSDGTVNRRLVSLLDARVAASAKPFRGVRTADVPVDLSRDLWFRLFVPYSVSDGERLPVIVFFHGGGFAFLSPDSYLFDDVCRRICRTVHAVVVSVNYRLAPEHRCPAQYEDGVHVLRFLEDGGLLYADPSAADLADLSSCFLVGDSAGGNIVHHVARRWAADADGGWKRLRLAGMVLIQPYFGGEERTEAELRLVGAPLVSVERTDWLWRAFLPEGADRDHEASNVFGPRAVGELEEALPAAMVVVGGFDPLQDWQRRYYKGLRARGKSARLVEYPEAFHSFYSFPDLKQSTVLMEEIKSFVDSHRPRKDEDGERSGGGDKHCNIEEW, translated from the coding sequence ATGTCGCCCGCCGCAGTGGCTCCCCCCCTCTCGCGCACCAAGCGATTCGTCATCGCCGCCGTTTCCGCCATCAACGACGCCGCTTGCCGCTCCGACGGCACCGTCAACCGCCGCCTTGTGTCGCTCCTCGACGCCCGTGTCGCCGCCTCCGCCAAACCCTTTCGTGGCGTCCGCACTGCCGACGTCCCCGTTGACCTCTCCCGTGATCTGTGGTTCCGACTCTTCGTCCCCTATTCCGTTTCTGATGGCGAACGGCTTCCCGTCATCGTCTTCTTCCACGGAGGCGGGTTCGCATTCCTGTCCCCCGACTCCTACCTCTTCGACGACGTGTGCCGCCGGATCTGCCGCACGGTCCACGCTGTCGTGGTTTCCGTCAACTACCGCCTCGCGCCGGAGCACCGGTGCCCGGCGCAGTACGAGGACGGGGTTCACGTGCTCCGCTTCCTGGAGGACGGCGGCCTCTTGTACGCTGACCCCTCCGCTGCAGATCTTGCCGACCTATCCAGCTGCTTCCTCGTGGGCGATTCCGCCGGCGGAAACATCGTCCACCACGTAGCCCGGCGCTGGGCAGCGGACGCCGACGGCGGGTGGAAGAGGCTGCGACTGGCGGGAATGGTGCTGATCCAGCCCTACTTCGGTGGCGAGGAGCGCACAGAGGCTGAGCTGAGGCTGGTCGGTGCACCGCTGGTGTCGGTGGAGAGGACGGACTGGCTGTGGCGGGCGTTCCTTCCGGAGGGAGCGGACCGGGACCACGAGGCGTCGAACGTGTTCGGGCCGCGGGCGGTGGGGGAGCTGGAGGAGGCTCTGCCGGCGGCGATGGTGGTGGTAGGGGGCTTCGACCCGCTGCAGGACTGGCAGCGGAGGTACTACAAGGGGCTGAGGGCGAGGGGCAAGTCGGCGCGGCTGGTGGAGTACCCGGAGGCCTTCCACTCCTTCTACTCCTTCCCTGATCTGAAGCAATCCACAGTGCTCATGGAGGAGATCAAGAGCTTCGTCGACAGCCACCGACCTCGGAAGGACGAGGACGGAGAACGAAGTGGTGGTGGTGACAAGCACTGTAATATTGAAGAGtggtag